In one Gossypium hirsutum isolate 1008001.06 unplaced genomic scaffold, Gossypium_hirsutum_v2.1 scaffold_1576, whole genome shotgun sequence genomic region, the following are encoded:
- the LOC121227731 gene encoding uncharacterized protein, with protein MASLTQVDGYLLCGSRIRNKQGVLRWFFGAASSTNSAADNLSDCGIWISLPQMCFDILYEEMKLELLIDLSGIQSVIVRYQEYIKKRFNRSAFRAFLLCSHNCLYEIFLSHCIFTLLLSMPQNSTSASVNEMLDVSTSEASTSNMAEDTSFSSELQPSVQSPDFLKKLGFTSNVSVPASSHWIFMKMEVAEVFVTRCSVKNILIGAQKVNKLRSSLHVGAKSQAIAWGIQDGFLCLEKKLWQCLSSALLPTYITLKMHCLL; from the exons ATGGCATCATTAACTCAAGTCGATGGATATCTTCTCTGTGGTTCTAGGATCAGGAATAAGCAAGGGGTTCTAAGATGGTTTTTTGGTGCCGCTAGTAGCACAAATTCAGCTGCGGATAACTTATCTGATTGTGGTATTTGGATTTCACTCCCTCAAATGTGTTTTGACATATTATATGAAGAAATGAAATTGGAATTACTCATTGATTTATCAGGAATTCAATCTGTGATCGTCAGATACCAGGAGTAcataaaaaaaaggtttaatcGCTCTGCATTTAGAGCGTTCCTTCTTTGTTCACACAATTGCTTATATGAGATATTTCTATCTCATTgcatatttactttattattgaGTATGCCTCAGAATTCCACTTCAGCTAGTGTGAATGAGATGCTAGATGTTTCTACTTCTGAGGCTAGTACATCGAATATGGCGGAAGATACATCTTTTAGCAGTGAGCTGCAGCCAAGTGTACAGTCTCCTGATTTTCTTAAAAAGTTGGGATTTACTTCAAATGTCTCAGTGCCTGCCTCAAGCCATTGGATATTCATGAAAATGGAAGTGGCTGAAGTTTTTGTGACAAGGTGTTCAGTGAAAAATATTCTGATTGGCGCACAAAAAGTAAATAAGCTTCGGTCATCTCTTCATGTTGGGGCAAAATCCCAGGCAATTGCATGGGGGATCCAG GATGGTTTTCTTTGCCTTGAAAAGAAGCTTTGGCAATGTTTATCCAGTGCTCTGCTTCCTACCTACATCACATTAAAAATGCATTGTCTATTGTGA